The Nitrospirota bacterium nucleotide sequence CGGGCGGGGTTGGGCGGGTGAGAAAGTGGCCTTTCTGAACAGCCTGCGATGGCTTCTGAACGGGTCTGCGCGTATCCAGGCCTTGCGCGGCTGTTCTGCTCAAGTCGTTTGTCAACACACTGCTAGCTGTTTTCAGGTAGGTCTTTATTAGGCCGTACGCGACATATGGGAAATACACGATCACAAGCAAACGTTCAAGGGTGGCAGTCTGGCTTGCGAGACCGAGACAATTTTCTGACTCCCTGATATACTTTCACTTGAAACATTCATCAGGAGTAGGTATGGCTACGAAAGGCTATCCTGGACTCGTAGTAGTGCCTCCCAGCGCTCGTTGGATCCTCAGGCGTCAACTGGCCCATTGGACTTTTATTGTTTTCGCGGTCGTATGGAGTGTGTCGCCGAGTAAGGTATGGGTTCCGTCCTTCGACAAGAATGGTGACTGTCAATCTGATATCGGACAAGGAGCTTCTGCAGGTGGCCTGAGGGAATGTGGCCAGCAGGGACGATCCTTCTCTGAGGAGACACAATTCCGTCTGGGAGAGTTCGCCGCCGCGGAAGCTTCGCCGGGTGGAAGCCTGGCTGGATCACACAATCGGATACCTTCCTCCTATTCTGCCCAACTCGTGACCCAGCACTATGGCAACCACACATCACTGGGCAATGTCTATGGTCCAGCAGGCCGCTCTTCGAACCGTGCGATATCAACCTCCTCTGGGAAAGTATTAAATACGAGCTCGACGATCCAAAAGGAGGCCTCCAGCCCGAGTCACGACGAGCGCTTAGCCCGACAGGGGGATGCCTTTGCCCAGTATCGTCTCGGCCGCTTTTACTCGCAGCTCGGCGGGCCAAGAGCACCCGAGTCTGTGAGTTGGTACGTAAAGGCCTCTGACGGACTTCAGCGCCTGGCTGAGGCCGGCAATGGACAAGCGATGTACGTGCTGGGAGTCATGTACGCCTATGGGCGCGGAGTGGCGAGGGATGAAGAACAAGCTCGACTTTGGCTGATGCAGGCCGCTGACCAACAAGTTCCAGCAGCTCACATGGTACTCGCAAGATTAGACGGGCATCGGAGTGCCGACTCCAGGTAATCGATCCCTTCCCATTCTCTCTTCCTTCTTCATACGACATCGCATTCGCGCATCACTATTATCCAATCTCTAAGGGAGGGTATAGCCAGGCTGCCCTTTACTGTGCGCATCGAACGAGCACCTTCTGAGCGTGCGCGTTCTGCGAGCAAGAAGGGCACCTGGCTATGCCCTCCCTCTACCCTGTTCCAGAAACAACCTCACTCCCACCTTCTGCCCTTTGACTCTGGTCCGGCTGAGCGCCTCGATGATCTCCCGGGCCAACACCTCCGGCACCTCCACCAGCGAAAAACGATCCATCACCTCGACCGCGCCGATCACATTCGAATTGAGCCCGGCCTCGTTGGCAATCGCCCCGACGAGATCGCCAGGCCTGATGCCTGCCTCCCTGCCTGCCCCGATATACACCTTGGCCATGCCCGCCGTTCGTCTGCCACGGCCAGGCCCGCTGAACGATCTACCCTGCCCCTCTCGTTGCATCATGCCAGAGGCCCGTGGTTGTGAATTTACTATAGGCCGCCGCCCCATCGATGGCCGCTCCGGCTGCCTGCTTGGTATAGCCGGAATATCCTGTTCCTTCCGCTCTCCTCCCTGCAGGCGGAAGACGAGTTTCAACGCTGCCGCCGCAACCTCCGTTGGATCTCCATCTGTAGCGATCGACGCGACCAGGGCGCGAAACAGATCCAGATCACCGGACGTCAGCACCTCTTCGACTGCGCTCTTGGTTCGCGCAAGCCGCTTCGTGCGAAGGTCGGCCACAGATGGTACCGGAGTGACCACGATTTTTGCTTTCGTGAGCTGCTCGATATTCCACAACAACCGCTGCTCGCGCGGGTCGATGACGGTGATCGCTGCCCCTTCACGCCCTGCCCGCCCGGTTCGTCCGATCCTATGAACATAGCTTTCCGGGGAGGTGGGTAGATCGTAGTTCACCACATGCGAGACGGACGGAATATCCAACCCCCGCGCTGCCACATCAGTCGCGACGAGGAGTTCCGTTTGCCCGGA carries:
- a CDS encoding sel1 repeat family protein translates to MATKGYPGLVVVPPSARWILRRQLAHWTFIVFAVVWSVSPSKVWVPSFDKNGDCQSDIGQGASAGGLRECGQQGRSFSEETQFRLGEFAAAEASPGGSLAGSHNRIPSSYSAQLVTQHYGNHTSLGNVYGPAGRSSNRAISTSSGKVLNTSSTIQKEASSPSHDERLARQGDAFAQYRLGRFYSQLGGPRAPESVSWYVKASDGLQRLAEAGNGQAMYVLGVMYAYGRGVARDEEQARLWLMQAADQQVPAAHMVLARLDGHRSADSR